Below is a genomic region from Anoxybacillus flavithermus.
GAAATGGTTGCTTGGTAACGGAACGACGTTAGGCGGTATCATTGTCGATGGTGGAAAATTTGATTGGAATTCGCCGAAGTTTCCAGCGTTTACGACGCCAGATCCAAGTTACCATAATCTCGTATACGCAGACATCGGTGCGGCAGCGTATATCGTCAAAGCACGCGTGCAGTTGTTACGTGACTTAGGACCGGCGATTAGCCCGTTCAACGCATTCCAGTTTAATTTAGGGCTGGAGACGTTGCATGTCCGCATGAAAGAGCATATTGCCAATACGAGAAAAATCGTCGAGTATTTGGAAAACCATCCAGCAGTTCATTGGGTGTTGTATCCGGAACACGACGACCATCCAGCAAAAGAGCTAGCGAAAAAATATATGCCAAAAGGGGCAGGAGCAGTCGTTGTCTTCGGCATTCAAGGTGGACGAGAAGCAGGGGCGACATTGATTAACAATGTCAAACTTTGGTCACATGTGGCAAACGTCGGCGATGCAAAAAGTTTGATTATTCATCCTGCAAGTACAACGCATCAACAGTTAAGTTTAGAAGAATTGAAAGCATCCGGCGTAACAGAAGATATGATTCGTTTATCGGTCGGTATTGAAAACGTGGACGATTTAATCGAAGACTTAGAACAGGCGATTGAAGCGGCGACAGGGGTACGGTCGATGTATTCGCGGGTGTAAATATGAAAGGTGCTAGTTAGATTGTTCGACTAGCACCTTTCATTTTATGAGTTGTAACCGCAGCGCTTCGGCAACCGCTCCTGTTCGTGACAAAACCCCTAATTTTTCGAAAATAGAAGAAAGATGACGTTCCATGGTTCGTTTGCTTATCTTTAACCGTTCGCTAATTTGTACACTCGTTTGATCGTCTGCTAACATTTGTAATATATCGATTTCAATGTTTGTTAAACCATGCTTTGTTGAATACATAGTTTCACTATCCACCAAAAAA
It encodes:
- a CDS encoding O-acetylhomoserine aminocarboxypropyltransferase (catalyzes the formation of L-methionine and acetate from O-acetyl-L-homoserine and methanethiol), translated to MKFETIAVHGGLQTDPVTKARAVPIYQSNAYLFDNTEHAANLFALKEAGYIYTRIHNPTVTVFEERVAKLEGGVGALAVASGMAAITMAILNVAQAGDDIVSASTLYGGTYNLFANTLPKYGITTHFVDPSNPEHFRAAITPKTKAIFAETIGNPSLHVLDIEAVAEIAHEAGIPLIIDNTFATPYLCRPIEHGADIVVHSATKWLLGNGTTLGGIIVDGGKFDWNSPKFPAFTTPDPSYHNLVYADIGAAAYIVKARVQLLRDLGPAISPFNAFQFNLGLETLHVRMKEHIANTRKIVEYLENHPAVHWVLYPEHDDHPAKELAKKYMPKGAGAVVVFGIQGGREAGATLINNVKLWSHVANVGDAKSLIIHPASTTHQQLSLEELKASGVTEDMIRLSVGIENVDDLIEDLEQAIEAATGVRSMYSRV